In Pseudomonas nunensis, a single window of DNA contains:
- a CDS encoding MFS transporter, giving the protein MKPNHSLNSGVVLLFAVACGLAVGNVYYAQPLLDAMADAFAMNPATIGIVVTLTQVGYGVGLLLLVPLGDLINRRRLIVTQTLLSAVALLMIAFAQNSAWLLIGMALTGLLAVVTQVLVAYAATLAISAQRGRVVGVVTSGIVVGILLARTVAGGMADLAGWRSIYLLSAGLTLLMALLLFRVLPKHEAPQPTHTYAALIGSVFSLFKEEPVLRQRAILALLTFASAMVLWTPMVLPLSAPPLSLSHTQIGLFGLAGAAGALAAARAGHLADRGLGQWTSGLSLLLMLASWLPIALTQSSLWALLLGVITLDLGLQAVHVTSQSMIYSVRPEAQSRLTAGYMLFYSIGSALGSIGSTAMYAWGGWMGVCLLGAGINAVALIYWWQTLPAKIQPLETCSS; this is encoded by the coding sequence ATGAAGCCCAATCATTCGTTGAACAGCGGCGTGGTGCTGCTGTTCGCTGTTGCCTGCGGACTGGCCGTCGGTAACGTGTATTACGCCCAACCGCTGCTCGATGCCATGGCCGACGCGTTTGCCATGAACCCGGCGACCATCGGCATCGTCGTCACCCTGACTCAGGTCGGTTACGGCGTGGGCCTGTTATTGCTGGTGCCGCTGGGGGATCTGATCAACCGGCGGCGCCTGATCGTCACGCAAACGCTGTTGTCGGCAGTGGCGTTGCTGATGATCGCCTTCGCGCAAAACAGCGCCTGGCTGCTGATCGGCATGGCGTTGACCGGATTGTTGGCGGTGGTGACCCAGGTGTTGGTGGCGTACGCGGCGACCCTGGCGATTTCAGCCCAGCGCGGACGCGTGGTGGGCGTGGTCACCAGCGGCATCGTTGTCGGCATTTTGCTGGCGCGCACCGTGGCCGGCGGCATGGCGGACCTGGCCGGTTGGCGTTCGATTTATCTGTTGTCCGCAGGCTTGACCCTGTTGATGGCGTTGCTGTTGTTTCGTGTGCTGCCCAAACACGAAGCCCCGCAACCAACCCACACTTACGCCGCGCTGATCGGCTCGGTATTCAGCCTGTTCAAGGAAGAACCGGTGCTGCGCCAACGGGCGATCCTGGCCCTGCTGACCTTCGCCAGCGCCATGGTGTTGTGGACACCGATGGTGTTGCCCCTGAGCGCCCCGCCGCTGTCGTTGTCCCACACGCAAATCGGATTATTCGGACTGGCCGGCGCGGCTGGTGCACTGGCCGCCGCCCGCGCCGGGCATCTGGCCGATCGTGGTCTTGGCCAATGGACCAGCGGCCTGTCGCTGTTGCTGATGCTGGCTTCGTGGCTGCCGATCGCCCTCACTCAATCTTCGCTGTGGGCGTTGTTGCTTGGGGTGATCACGCTGGATTTGGGCCTGCAAGCCGTGCACGTCACCAGCCAGAGCATGATCTACAGCGTGCGGCCGGAAGCGCAAAGCAGACTGACTGCGGGGTACATGCTGTTTTATTCAATTGGCAGTGCGCTGGGGTCGATTGGTTCGACGGCGATGTATGCGTGGGGTGGGTGGATGGGCGTGTGCTTGTTGGGGGCAGGGATCAACGCCGTGGCGCTGATCTATTGGTGGCAAACCCTGCCCGCCAAAATCCAACCGCTGGAAACCTGTAGCAGCTGA
- a CDS encoding winged helix-turn-helix transcriptional regulator, whose translation MVKRTSMQGAECPVARSLDAIGDWWSLLIVRDAFDGIRRFGEFQRNLGMAKNILSARLRTLVAHGIFDLVPASDGSAYQEYVLTEKGKGLFPLIIGLRQWGEAFFFEAGEAHSRVVDREQGRPVRTLELRAEDGRLLGPEDCVRVAAE comes from the coding sequence ATGGTCAAACGAACAAGCATGCAAGGCGCCGAATGCCCGGTCGCCCGGTCACTGGATGCCATTGGTGATTGGTGGTCATTGCTGATCGTGCGCGATGCCTTCGATGGCATCCGCCGATTCGGTGAGTTTCAGCGCAATTTGGGCATGGCCAAGAACATCCTCTCGGCGCGCCTACGCACGTTGGTGGCCCATGGGATTTTTGATCTGGTGCCGGCGTCGGATGGCAGCGCGTATCAGGAGTACGTGCTGACGGAAAAGGGCAAAGGCCTGTTCCCGTTGATCATCGGCTTGCGGCAGTGGGGCGAGGCGTTTTTCTTTGAGGCCGGGGAGGCGCATTCGCGGGTGGTGGATCGTGAACAGGGGCGACCGGTGCGCACGTTGGAATTGCGCGCCGAGGATGGGCGATTGCTGGGGCCGGAGGATTGTGTGCGGGTGGCGGCGGAATGA